The nucleotide sequence AGATAGAGCGTAGGCAATTTTCATGTTGTTTTTCCAAGTGGATTGAAAGACCTCTATTACCAATTTGGTAATAGCTCCCATGCTCATTTGTAAAACAACTAGTTTACAAATGGTTTACATACCCTATCATTTTGGTCTTAAAGTTGAACAGATCTGAATGGTATTGATAATGATTATTGGTTATAGAAAGTCGTCTTGAATTATTTCGAATTAGTGTCTAAAGCGCGGTATCGCCTTTTGCGGTGTGGGTTGTTCATCGCGAGGGTAAAGGGGTTTATGTGAGTGTAGGGGGCTTTATTGGTAAGGCCAATTCTAGGGGCGGGCAACTGAATGATGCTGCCTAGCCCCTTAAAGCACGTATCTAGGTTGTTAGCGTCTTTCTTACTCTACCATGCAGAAGGCATTCAACTTATTGCCGTCTAAATCTCTGAAATAGCCTGCGTAAAAACCAGAGGTAGCATCTTGGGGGCGAAACCCAGGTTGACCTTCACAAGTGGCGCCAAGTTCAATGGCTTTGTCGTAAAAGGCGTTCACCTGCTCTGGTGTCTCAAAGTACATCGCCACCATTACGCCGTTACCTACCGTGGCAGGTTTTTGATCAAAGGGCTTGGTGACAGATAGCGCGGCTTGGTCTTCATCTTTAGACCACGCAATAAAGTAATCCGGTTCTTCCATAAAGCGGGTAGCGCCAATAGTACCGAGCAGGGCGTCGTAAAATGCTGCTGCTTTTTCTAAATCTGCCGTTCCAAGGGTTATATAGCCAATCATGGGTTTCTCCTTTCTTTCCGTTTGGGAATGTTTGTTGGTGCAAATTCATACTAGTCGTTGACTACTGACAGTTAATGTCAGTAGTGTTTACCCACAATGAAAAAAATGACTGGCTAGCGGACAAACCACCATGCGTAGAGCTGAAAGGTTGAATGATATTGTTCATCATTTACGAAGAATGCACCATGCGATAACGGCACAAACGCTAGCAGACGCATTTGAGGTAAGCCTTCGTACCATCTACCGAGACATTCAAGATCTCATCGATTCTGGCGTGCCCATATTGGGTGAGGCTGGCGTCGGCTACATCATTGATAAAAAATATCACCTGCCGCCTATTATGTTTGATGCTGATGAATTAGAGGCGATTGCGTTAGGGATTGGTATGGTTAGCAATTGGACAGACGATAAGTTCGCGGCAAAAGCGAAAAGTGCCTACCTTAAAATTCAGGCGACCTTGCCAGCGACACTGTTAAACGAATTGCATCAGATCAGTACTTTTTCTGCGCCAAGCCACTACAAAATTCCTTGGCAGGTAGAGTTTACCGAAGTAAGGGAATGTATTCGTCGTAAACAGAGAGTGGGTTTTACCTATCTTGATTTAAATAACAAGAAAACGCAGAGAAGTATTCGCCCCATCGCACTGATTTCTTTTAGCCCTATTTGGTTGTTGGCAGGCTGGTGTGAATTGCGGCAGGAATTCAGAAACTTTCGGTTAGATAGAATATCTAATTTCAACGCCCTACCCAGCCACTTCACTGATGAAAAAGATAAGAGCCTAACTACCTATTTGAAATTAGTGAAACAGGAGCAACTTTGATACAGCTGGTTAATGGCAAATGTTTTGCTTACCGCTGTATATGGCTGTGCAGCGCTAGGTGCAAAGGCTAAAGGCTAAGCGGTGAGTTAGAAAGCATAACAATAGGGAGTGGTAAGAGTGAATGACAGTGAAGCGCGTCGAGATTTTTTAAAACGCATGGGGGCGGGCGGTTTGGCGGCGAGCGTTGCAGGTTGCGCGCTACCTAGTGAGAAAGTAGGGTTTACTCGTCCATTTTCACGCCAGCCGTTACTGGCTCCCAGAATCGACAAAAACAATATCATTACCGAAGTGGTTGGGCATCGCCCGTACCGCGCTAAGGGCTTCGTGGTTCGTCGGGAAGCCATGGGGCAGAAAACCTTGGTGCACAATTATGGGCATGGCGGCGGGGGAATTTCACTATGTTGGGGCTCCTCTACACTTGCAGTTGAAGAAGTTGCTGATGCCAGTACAAAACACGCTGCCATTATTGGCAGTGGGGTAATGGGGTTAACTACCGCGCGTTTGCTTCAAGAAGCTGGGTGGAAGGTGACCCTGTATACTAAAGCTATGCCGCGCCATACTACGTCACATGTCGCCGGCGGTGAGTGGGGACCTTACAGCGTTCACGACCCAGACGTTTCAAGCCCTGAGTTTAAACAACAATTACAAAGGGCGGCAGAAATATCGCATTCCACCTTTGCCAAAATGGTAGGGAAAGATTATGGCATTGAATGGAAAGAGCTCTATTCCCTAAGCAAGACTCCAAGAGACGACAATGCCGAATTTCGTCAGTTTTACCCGTTTACGCAGCAATATGGGCCAAACCAGCACCCTTTTCCTGCCAACTATTGTACGGTGTCTGCCACTATGCTGGTGGAAACAAGCACGTTTTTGCGCCGCCTCACTCAAGATATCCAATTAGCGGGTGGACAGTTCGTCATTCGTAACATAGAAAATAAAAAGGCGTTACTCACCTTAAATGAGCCTGTTATTTTCAATTGCACTGGATTAGGCTCGAATGCCTTATTCGACGACAAAGCCATTATTCCAGCCAAAGGCCAGCTTATATTACTGCCTCCTGATGCGGGTATTGATTATTTAACCGTAGGCGGAGGTAATACATCAGCCCCCTTGTATATGTTCTCGCGCAATGACTATATGATCCTTGGTGGCAGCTTCGTCCCAGGAGATTGGAGTACAACCCCCGACCCCGAAGAAACGTCAAGAATATTAAAAGAAAGCCAGGCTTTGTTTTCCCGTATGACTTAACACGCCTATAAGCGGTGGTGACATTCATCCTTGAGGCGCAGTGGCTAAATGTAACAATTGTAAAATAACTATTCTTTTGTCTAAAACTTAATGAGAATGTTTCGCGTTTAGAGTCACAACACTCAATGGGAGCATTTTTTGAAGAAGTCAGTATTTATTGGCGCGGTTTGCGCGTTATCTAGCACCGCAGTACATGCACAAGCAACAAATGTAGAAGACACACAGGATATTGAACGGGTTTCAATAGTCGGGGCTTCTACCAACTTAAGTGTTACCGCTGAAGACATTGAGCAGTTTCAGGCCAATGATTTGGCTGATATTTTTCGTGAGTCACCATCGGTAAGTGTGGGTGGCTCGGTAGGCGTTGCGCAGAAAATTTTCGTGCGCGGCTTAGAAGATGCTTATCTAAACATTACGGTTGATGGCGCTCAGCAAACCTCAACCCTATTTCACCATATTGGTCGTGTAACCTTAGATCCTGACTTGTTAAAGCAAATTGATGTGCAAGCTGGAGCCGGTGAGGCAACCAGTGGCCCTGGTGCTATTGGCGGTGCTATTCGTTTTAAAACGAAAGATGCGAGCGATCTTCTGCGCGACGATGAACGTTTTGGTGGCCGTGTAAAAGCCAGTTACTTTAGTAACGACGGCACCCGATACAGTGGCAGTGTTTATGGCAAGCTAAATGAAGATTGGGGCGTGCTAGGTTATTACAGCACCTCAGATAGAGACAACATGGAAGACGGCGACGGCAATGAAATTTATGGTACCGCTGCCGACCAAGACTTGTTATTCGTAAAAGCCAGCGGCAACCTCTCTGAAAACCAATATGCGTCACTAAGCTATGAAAAGCGTGATGAAGAAGGTGAATTTTCGGCAAGGCCTAATTGGGTTGTGCTAGAAGGCGCAGCGCTGTATCCCAGTGAAGCTGAGCGTGACACTTTAGTAGCAAATTACCGTTTAGACTATAGCGCTATGGTGTACTTAGAAGCCACAGCGTACAACACCTCTTCGTCATTTAGAGGAGGTCGCTTTGATTGGTTGGCAAACATCGACACTTATGGTTTTGATATTCGCAACACCAGTGAAACGACAAACCATGTATTTACCTACGGCGTAGATTACCGCAATGACGAAGTGGAAAGCGGCCCGGCTGAGGGGGCTGTAGAAAATGCAGAAGAGGGCAGTGTGCTAGGAGTCTATGCCCAAGCCCATAGCGCGATAAACCCAGAACTCACATTAAGCTATGGTGTGCGCTTCGATGACTATGACTTCCAGCAAGACATATTACTTGATGAATATTACGGCGACCCGGTCACCGATGAGCCTTCCGGGTTAAATGACAGCGAAGTAAGCATGAATGTTGGGCTTACCTATCAACTGTCAAAGGCCTGGAAATTAGCCCTTGGTTATGCCGAAGCAGCCCGAGGAAAGGAAATTGGCGACGGGTTTACCATTGACGAATACTTGTATGACGGTAGCGATGTTCCGGTTGTGGGTAATAATGTGGTGCCGGAAACCGTGGCCAATATTGAAGGGGCAATTGAATATCAAGCTGATGACTTGCACGCGAGATTCACGGTATTTGAAAGCACAATCGATGATGTGATTTTTAGCGGCTTTGAAGGCGACTCGGTTTACAATAATATCGGCGACCTAGAATCAAGTGGTTTTGAATTTGATATTGCCTACGCATTGGGTGATGCAAACATATTCTTTGGTTACTCTAGCGTGGATACTGAGCTATCACCACGCGCTGATTTGTACAATGTTGAATACGATACCATCGACCTTAACGGCTATGAATTTGTTGGCCTAGGGAATAGTCGCGGCGATACATGGGTGTTGGGTGTTGACTATGATATTAACACCGACCTCAACGTAGGTATCAATATTACACGGGTCAATTCACTTACCATAGAAACCCTGCATCAGGCTTTGCAGAACGGTTGGACCGATTCTTTGTACGACCTAAATAAACCTAGCTACACCACGGTTGATGTGTATGGGCAATGGTTTGTCAGTAACAACTTCAAGGTCAACCTCGCGGTGACGAATCTGTTTGATGAAGCCTATATCGATCATTCAAGTGTCGGTGATTACAGTGAGGTGTTCGGGAGCGTCATTGGGCCAAAAGAAGCGGGTAGAGATATTCGAGTATCAGTAAGCTACGACTTCTAAACACTCTTATGGCAATAGCAAAAACAGTGAAAAGGTGGGTCTTCTGGACTCACCTTATTTTGGGTTTAGTGGCGGGGATTTTTATATTTCTTATGTCACTAACTGGGTTTCTATTAACTTACGAACGTCAGTTTATCGAACTTGACGAAATGCGATACCGTGTGGATGTACCCCAGAACCAGCAAAGGCTCTCCACCGATGATATTGTCGATAAGCTTCAAGCACTACACCCTGAAACCCCCCATATTTACGTACGTTGGGTAAACAGGGAAGGTGCGGCCGTGCCTGCCTGGGCAGGGCGTGACAGCTACTTATTCCACCCCTATACCGGTGAGATTTTAAGAGAAGGGGAGGGCAATGTGGCGCTGGTGTTTCATTGGCTTACTAACCTTCATCGATACTTACTGTTAGAAGGCGAGCTTAAAGGCATAGGGAAAACGGTGAATGGCTACGCTAATTTAGTGTTTATTTTCCTTATTGTCAGTGGAGCGTATCTTTGGTTGCCCAATAAATTGCGCCTTGCATCATTTAAGCAGCATCTTTGGTTTCGTCACCATTACACCAATCGCCATCATCGCCGCCGACAGTGGCATTTGGTGCTGGGCGTGTGGAGCATTCCTGTTCTTTTCATTATTGCCATTACCGCCACTTTGTTTCATTTCTCTTGGGCAAATACCGCGTTATATGGTTTCTTTGGTGAGCAGGTGCCGCCACGTGAACAGCATGAAGAAGTAACCTCGTTGTCCTTAGATGTGGTTGACTACGAAACTCTTTTTCTTGCCGCTCAAAATCATGCAAACAGCAACGATTACGACGATTGGTATTCAATGTGGATGGAAATAGGAGAGCACGAATACGAAGCACGCTTTTTTATTGATAAAAGCATAGGACATAGGCAGTCAATGTCGTACTCGCTTTACTTCGATACCCGCAGCCCCGAGGTCACAAAGGTGTTAAGGAAAGAAGATTGGAGCCGAGGTGGGCAAGCATGGGGCACGGCGCGTTTTCTGCATACCGGAGAACATTTTGGTTTCATTGGTCAAACTATCGCAGGGTTGTTTTCATTGCTGGCGTGTTACCTTGTGTACACCGGCTTTATGTTAGGCGTTAAACGCCTGAAAGCCTCTAAGTAGAGGCCATTAAACAGCCCGTTATACTGACGCTAGTGTAGTTGACGTAGCGTTGATAGGAAGGGCAATGGCTATGGTAAGGCCGGCGGTGTCATCGATACGATTATGCGCACTAATTTCCCCGCCAACGGCATGCACCTGACGTTGTGCGAGTGCTAGCCCCATACCATGGCCGTGGTTCTTCTGCGAATGTGCCGCCGCCTCACCTTCGCCTCGCATTTTGGTGGCTGTTCTAGACTTTTCAACACGGAAGAAAGGTTTGAATATATCGTCGCATAAGGCATCTGGCACGCCTGGCCCGTTATCAGAGATGGTTAACGTATAGGTGTTGTGCAATTTCTTCAGATGCACACTCACTGCTTTTTCCGGTGGTGTATAGCGAAGGGCGTTGCGAATAACGTTTTCTATAGCTTGGCCTAACGCTACTTGGCTACTGTTTTCTATCATGGCCTGCTCGGGCAATTCACAATGCAGCATATTGTGAGGGTATTCAAATTTTGCGTCGTCGCAAATAACATTGATAAGCTCGACTAAATCGAAGGTCTCGGTGTTAAGGCTAGGAAGCTCCGTTGACAGCCACGAAAAAGTTAAGGTGTCTTCTACTAAACTTCGCATAGTACTGGCTTCATAACGCAGCCGTTCCAGTGCTTGGGCCTGATTAAGGTTTTGCTCTACAAAGTCTACCGCCATATCAATTCGCGCCAAGGGGGTGCGTAATTCGTGGGAAAGGTCGGCTAAAAGTTGACGTTGATTTTGAATCAGGTTGCTGGTGCGATCAGCCATTTTATCAAAGGTAGCGGCGATATCCGTGAGTTCATCATGACGTTTAGGTAAGAGCGGTGTCACCCTAGCATCCAACTTCCCATCGCTGAATTCCTGTGTCGCTTTTTCAAGCCGTTTCAGGGGGCGCATCACATGTTGATACACCACATACGTAAGCAAACAAAGAAGAATAAGTGGCAGGGCTATTTGCAGTAACAGCCGAAACATCATTAAAAAGGCACCAGGGCGCATACGCTGGGGAAGCTGTATCAACAAGTGGGTGGCATCATCCACAAAGGGCACTTCCATAATGGGATTTTGGGCAAAATAGAGGTGAATTTTCCATTCCACCCCACGGCCTAATTGAAAGTAATCAGTGAACAAGGGCACTAATTCACTGTCAGCAAAAGGGGTTATCTTAGAGGTGACTACGCCAGCCCACGTCTGTTCCTGTAGTTGGATGTGCTTGATATATTCGGCTAAGGCGTCTTCACCTTGGGTAAGGTAAATATGCTCAGCCTGTTTGCCATAATTAAGCAGTGTTTGCTGGTGGTTATCGGCAATAAAGCTCATGCTGGTTTCGGTATGGTTTGTTAACCAATCTATGGCTAAAAACAGCACTACTGTGCCCAACCCAATGATGGCCCATAACCGCCATAAGAGTTTGTTTTTCATGAAAATCGATAACCTTTTCCGTGTACCGTCGCTAAACAATCGCAGGGCATACCGGCTTCTATCAGTTTTTTCCGCACACGGCTAAGGTGCATATCTAGGCTTCGGTCATATCGACTGAAAGGCCGGTCTAACACACATTGATAGAGAAACGCTTTGCTAAGGATCTCGCCTTGGTTTTCCGCAAGTGTCCATAGTAGCTTAAACTGTATTGGCGTGAGTTCGAGGGTGAGTTGCCCAATGTTCACGCCTTGATTTACTCTATTTAGCCGTAAATCACCAATCTGTAATTGACTGGGCTGTGAATGCGCCGCCACGTCTCGGCTGCTACGGCGCAATAATGCCTCTATGCGAAGCAACATTTCAGTGAAATTGAACGGTTTAGGAAGGTAGTCGTCTGCCCCTGTTCGATAGCCTTCTATCCTCTCTTGCTCGGCCCCTGAAGCAGTAATCATCATAACCGGGGTTTGCTTTGTCTTTCTGAGTTGATTAAGCACCGATAAGCCATCTAATGAGGGAATAAGAATATCGAGCAAAATGAGATCGAAACTTTGCTGCAGCGCGGCAAATAATCCCTTTTGTCCATCCTGACATTGACGGGTGGTAAAACCGCTATCTTCTAGCAAATGAGCAATCTGGTCACTCAAAGTAACGTCATCTTCTATGATCAGTATTCGTGCGGCTGACATGTGAGGGTCATAAATGAAAGAGATATAACACCAATGTTATTGATAATCATTCCTATTTTCAAGGTTAAATGTGAAATAGCGTTCCAGTTAATGCTAATGCTTGGGAAGGCAAGGTGCAATTAGCTCAACAATGGGGGGTTAACGAGAATAATGATCAATAATGTCCTGCCCGTATGCATCATACCAATTTAGCCAAGTAAGGGTGGTGGCATTGGGTTTCGCTTGCCACAACATCTTTAGTTCTGCATGCATGGGCGCTTGTAGAGGCACAAACGTACAACCTTTAGTATGCAGGTTTTGAATACATGCGGGCACCAATGCCACGCACTGAGAGCTGGCTATTTCCGTTAAGAGGGCTTGCATCGACTTAGGTTCACTCACCACATTCGGTTTCAATTGCTGATAGTGAAACGCCGTCATCAGGTTGTCGAATAAACTTGGCGCATGCGCACGTGCAAATAGAATGAGGGGATGCTTAGCAATATTGGCAAGTGATAACACGGTTTTTGTTGCAAGTGGGTGATCACTGGCCACAACCGCCACTATTGGGTCATCAAACAGGTGTTTTTCTTTTAATAAGCCTTCATGTGTTTTTTCTATAGGGCGAGAAAAACCAATATCTATAGCGCTCTCAGTAAAGGCTTGTAGCTGCTGCGATACTGTCATTTCATCAAGTTTCACGGTTACCCCACTATTCAAGGTAGAGAAGTTGCGTAATAAGTGAGGAAGAAAATGCACGCAGGCTGAACTTAAGTAACCTATGCGTAAAAGACCTTTTTCGCCGCGCTGTACTAACTGGGCATCCTCTTTCGCTAACCTACAATGCTTCAAAATAGCATCGGCGTGCTGTAAAAAGCGCTCACCCGCAGGCGTTAATTCTACCATTCGGGTATTTCTCTCGAATAAGGTGACGTGTATATCTCGCTCTAAAGCCGTGATATGTCGGCTTATTGCACTTTGCACCGTGTGCAATCGTGTGGCGGCATTTGAAAAACTTTTGCAATGTGCAACCTCAACAAAGGTCCGTAAATGTTTAAAATTCATGGTTATGCCAAAATAAGATAAATAGACCATATTTATATCATTTAATAAGTAAGGTAAATAGCGATACAGTTAAGCTTTCCCAAAAGCCAATGCTTTTCAATACAGGCAAGCTTGAATTCGAGGTTTTTATGACAGCGACTAATAACAAATCTTTTACCCTTACTCGTTATGGAGAATACTCACTCCTTATTTCCGCCATGTTAACCATTATGGTAGGTGCGGCCATTGCG is from Alteromonas australica and encodes:
- a CDS encoding VOC family protein, which encodes MIGYITLGTADLEKAAAFYDALLGTIGATRFMEEPDYFIAWSKDEDQAALSVTKPFDQKPATVGNGVMVAMYFETPEQVNAFYDKAIELGATCEGQPGFRPQDATSGFYAGYFRDLDGNKLNAFCMVE
- a CDS encoding helix-turn-helix transcriptional regulator, whose protein sequence is MRRAERLNDIVHHLRRMHHAITAQTLADAFEVSLRTIYRDIQDLIDSGVPILGEAGVGYIIDKKYHLPPIMFDADELEAIALGIGMVSNWTDDKFAAKAKSAYLKIQATLPATLLNELHQISTFSAPSHYKIPWQVEFTEVRECIRRKQRVGFTYLDLNNKKTQRSIRPIALISFSPIWLLAGWCELRQEFRNFRLDRISNFNALPSHFTDEKDKSLTTYLKLVKQEQL
- a CDS encoding FAD-dependent oxidoreductase is translated as MNDSEARRDFLKRMGAGGLAASVAGCALPSEKVGFTRPFSRQPLLAPRIDKNNIITEVVGHRPYRAKGFVVRREAMGQKTLVHNYGHGGGGISLCWGSSTLAVEEVADASTKHAAIIGSGVMGLTTARLLQEAGWKVTLYTKAMPRHTTSHVAGGEWGPYSVHDPDVSSPEFKQQLQRAAEISHSTFAKMVGKDYGIEWKELYSLSKTPRDDNAEFRQFYPFTQQYGPNQHPFPANYCTVSATMLVETSTFLRRLTQDIQLAGGQFVIRNIENKKALLTLNEPVIFNCTGLGSNALFDDKAIIPAKGQLILLPPDAGIDYLTVGGGNTSAPLYMFSRNDYMILGGSFVPGDWSTTPDPEETSRILKESQALFSRMT
- a CDS encoding TonB-dependent receptor domain-containing protein, with amino-acid sequence MKKSVFIGAVCALSSTAVHAQATNVEDTQDIERVSIVGASTNLSVTAEDIEQFQANDLADIFRESPSVSVGGSVGVAQKIFVRGLEDAYLNITVDGAQQTSTLFHHIGRVTLDPDLLKQIDVQAGAGEATSGPGAIGGAIRFKTKDASDLLRDDERFGGRVKASYFSNDGTRYSGSVYGKLNEDWGVLGYYSTSDRDNMEDGDGNEIYGTAADQDLLFVKASGNLSENQYASLSYEKRDEEGEFSARPNWVVLEGAALYPSEAERDTLVANYRLDYSAMVYLEATAYNTSSSFRGGRFDWLANIDTYGFDIRNTSETTNHVFTYGVDYRNDEVESGPAEGAVENAEEGSVLGVYAQAHSAINPELTLSYGVRFDDYDFQQDILLDEYYGDPVTDEPSGLNDSEVSMNVGLTYQLSKAWKLALGYAEAARGKEIGDGFTIDEYLYDGSDVPVVGNNVVPETVANIEGAIEYQADDLHARFTVFESTIDDVIFSGFEGDSVYNNIGDLESSGFEFDIAYALGDANIFFGYSSVDTELSPRADLYNVEYDTIDLNGYEFVGLGNSRGDTWVLGVDYDINTDLNVGINITRVNSLTIETLHQALQNGWTDSLYDLNKPSYTTVDVYGQWFVSNNFKVNLAVTNLFDEAYIDHSSVGDYSEVFGSVIGPKEAGRDIRVSVSYDF
- a CDS encoding PepSY-associated TM helix domain-containing protein is translated as MAIAKTVKRWVFWTHLILGLVAGIFIFLMSLTGFLLTYERQFIELDEMRYRVDVPQNQQRLSTDDIVDKLQALHPETPHIYVRWVNREGAAVPAWAGRDSYLFHPYTGEILREGEGNVALVFHWLTNLHRYLLLEGELKGIGKTVNGYANLVFIFLIVSGAYLWLPNKLRLASFKQHLWFRHHYTNRHHRRRQWHLVLGVWSIPVLFIIAITATLFHFSWANTALYGFFGEQVPPREQHEEVTSLSLDVVDYETLFLAAQNHANSNDYDDWYSMWMEIGEHEYEARFFIDKSIGHRQSMSYSLYFDTRSPEVTKVLRKEDWSRGGQAWGTARFLHTGEHFGFIGQTIAGLFSLLACYLVYTGFMLGVKRLKASK
- a CDS encoding sensor histidine kinase encodes the protein MKNKLLWRLWAIIGLGTVVLFLAIDWLTNHTETSMSFIADNHQQTLLNYGKQAEHIYLTQGEDALAEYIKHIQLQEQTWAGVVTSKITPFADSELVPLFTDYFQLGRGVEWKIHLYFAQNPIMEVPFVDDATHLLIQLPQRMRPGAFLMMFRLLLQIALPLILLCLLTYVVYQHVMRPLKRLEKATQEFSDGKLDARVTPLLPKRHDELTDIAATFDKMADRTSNLIQNQRQLLADLSHELRTPLARIDMAVDFVEQNLNQAQALERLRYEASTMRSLVEDTLTFSWLSTELPSLNTETFDLVELINVICDDAKFEYPHNMLHCELPEQAMIENSSQVALGQAIENVIRNALRYTPPEKAVSVHLKKLHNTYTLTISDNGPGVPDALCDDIFKPFFRVEKSRTATKMRGEGEAAAHSQKNHGHGMGLALAQRQVHAVGGEISAHNRIDDTAGLTIAIALPINATSTTLASV
- a CDS encoding response regulator transcription factor, whose translation is MSAARILIIEDDVTLSDQIAHLLEDSGFTTRQCQDGQKGLFAALQQSFDLILLDILIPSLDGLSVLNQLRKTKQTPVMMITASGAEQERIEGYRTGADDYLPKPFNFTEMLLRIEALLRRSSRDVAAHSQPSQLQIGDLRLNRVNQGVNIGQLTLELTPIQFKLLWTLAENQGEILSKAFLYQCVLDRPFSRYDRSLDMHLSRVRKKLIEAGMPCDCLATVHGKGYRFS
- a CDS encoding LysR family transcriptional regulator produces the protein MNFKHLRTFVEVAHCKSFSNAATRLHTVQSAISRHITALERDIHVTLFERNTRMVELTPAGERFLQHADAILKHCRLAKEDAQLVQRGEKGLLRIGYLSSACVHFLPHLLRNFSTLNSGVTVKLDEMTVSQQLQAFTESAIDIGFSRPIEKTHEGLLKEKHLFDDPIVAVVASDHPLATKTVLSLANIAKHPLILFARAHAPSLFDNLMTAFHYQQLKPNVVSEPKSMQALLTEIASSQCVALVPACIQNLHTKGCTFVPLQAPMHAELKMLWQAKPNATTLTWLNWYDAYGQDIIDHYSR